A single Elaeis guineensis isolate ETL-2024a chromosome 15, EG11, whole genome shotgun sequence DNA region contains:
- the LOC105057955 gene encoding uncharacterized protein — MAFCSCFGPSKSERLEAERIQSQEARHRAGEAAQKRQEQFEKSAAGRAASKQMAAMKQSNVSNKGEPVLKWQMG, encoded by the exons ATGGCGTTCTGCTCGTGCTTCGGACCTTCGAAGTCTGAGAGGCTGGAAGCGGAGCGCATCCAATCCCAAGAAGCCCGTCACCGAGCTGGCGAGGCCGCCCAGAAGAG GCAAGAGCAGTTTGAGAAATCGGCAGCTGGGAGAGCGGCAAGCAAACAGATGGCAGCGATGAAGCAATCCAATGTCTCTAACAAAGGAGAACCTGTTCTCAAG TGGCAGATGGGGTGA